The segment TAATCAGGGTATCTGAAAAATTTGGCTACATTCATACTGAGTGATAATATAAACAAAAATTGCACTAGTAATGAACTTCCCTTACAAAATTTACCCAATCTTTGAATTCACCAGAGGATTGTAAAATTTACGTGTTGAATGTATAAAGTAAATCTAGCTACAAGACAATTAACACCCACATACTAGCTGCAAATCCAATAGTTGCGAGATGTTGCCATAAGAGCGATCGCAGTGATTGTCGTGCTATTTTTTGGGTGAGTACTATGGTTAACAAGGCAGAAATAATTAAAGTAAAACCTTGCAAAAAGCTGATAACTGCTGGATGTGCTATCAGTACAGGCAAATTTCCGCTATTTAACCCAAAAGTGGCTAAAGTTACAGGTAAAATTTTCCCACCTTCTGCTAAACCTAAGTGCAGGTAGTGGGCTAAGTTGCCTCCCAACACCAAGGGTAAGTAGCTGTATGCAAGTTCCTTGAATGATTTCGGCTTGCGTTGAAAATTGAATAGTTGTATGAAAAAATAAGCAGCCCCAGCCACAGCCACAGGGAAAATTAAGGCAAATAACGATAAACCTAAATGCTGCCAAAATTGCGTTAAATCTAGATGCAGTCCTAACCATGATTGCAATTCTGGTAAATGATGCAGATATACACCACCCAAAAGTAAAAACAATAATGCCACTTCATACTTGCGTGGTGTATGAGTCGTCCACAATTCAATTCCAGGGGGACGCAAGTTAAACTCAACGGAACGATGGGGACAGGCTTTTAAACAAGTCATGCACAAGACACAATCTCGGTTATCTTCTAGCTGGGCGGGATGGGAATATAAAGGACAGCCATTAGTTTCCATACCTTCGCCTTTTTGCGGCCCGCCTTTGTAACATTGATAAGTAGTACAGGTTGCTGAACAAATGCCTTGTTGTGCGCGTAGTTCTGTCATGGAAAGTTTGGCGAATAAACCATTCATTCCGCCAATAGGACAAAGATAACGACACCAAAACCGTCGTTCAAATATGGCGGAGAAAATCATTGCCCCGGCTGTAATTAATAACAGTAAACAGGCAGATAGGTAAGCTGTATTTTCTAAATGCCAGAGTTCTTCCCACAGGAAAATTAAGGTAAATAAGCCAAATAAAAACCATCCGCCCCATTTTTCGGCTGTTTCTCGTGGCCAGCGTTTAAGTTGGCGGGGAAATAACCACAGAGATAATTTTTGGGTAATTTCACCGTAAATCATGAAGGGGCAAACAGCGCACCAGACGCGACCGAGAAAGGGAAAAATCAGTAAAAAGAAAGGCCACCACCAAGCCCAAAATAAATTTAAAGCGAAATTGCGATCGCGGGTTTGCGGCCCCAAAAATAAGATCATAATAATGATCGGAAACGCAATCACCGTAAAGCCATAGTTGATTTTGTCAGGCCACCAGTCACTGCGGAGAAATTTTCGCAACCCAGAATAAGTATTTAATAAGTTGACGCGAAATTCTTTTTTCTTGGTTTGGGCTGACCAAAAGATTTCTTCGGTTAATTCCTGTCTTTCTCCGGCTTGAACAATTGCCCGTTCGACTAAATTTTTTAACTCTTTCAAGTTACCAGGAAAATCATAGGACTGCAAGCGGCGTAAAGCTTCTGGGGTAATGCGAGGTTTCGCCAGTCCGCGCGATCGCACATATAAACTAGTGTAGTATTCTACCTGGGCTTTAATATCAGCTTTTCGCACCCGTACTGGCGGAACTTTAATGACACGACCTACACAACGTTCAATTTTAGATTCTGTTTTTTCCGAAACAATCAAAATTCGCGCTTGACTAGTGCGTGGTTCAGCTAATAATTCCCCATCACGACTGACTGGGGTGTAAGTACCTGTTTTGATGAACTGCACCATTGCTGGTAATAATTCTGGGGGCAGTTCTTGAATATTATTGAGTACTAAAGTCCCTTCCCCCAGCCATTCTAAAAGCCCTGGTCTACCGCCAGAGCGACCAAATAAATCGACACCGCTTGTTTGGAGAATACCACAATTAATTTTAATCATGGGTTCACGGCGTTGAGGTGAACCGTAGTGAATCAAAGCAGCAATATTATCTTTTTCTAACCCTGGTTCGCCGAATATTTCTGTGGACTTGCGGTCGGCTGCGGCTTCTCGTATTTGTTCCCGCAACCGGACTGCATAGCGACTCGTCCCCACAATACCCCGTTGGGCTTTCGTGACCAAATAAGGACGCAAAGCCACAGAACGTTCTTGTGCGTAAGTTAAGGCTGATGTAACTTGGGCTAATTCTTGGGCTAAAAAGCGAGATAATGCTTGGGTAATTTCGGGATATTGGCTGGCTAAAGCACGAAACTCAGCCGCAGGAATTACCCAGACATGGCATTCTGTGAGGGCAATAATTTTAGATGGTGTTAATTCATCTAATAGTAGTTGTCGCAGGTTAATGACTGCCCCTGGTAGAAAGCCACAAGCAAAGGCAAAGTTACTTTTATTGCTGGTATCGCTTTCAATTTGCCCATCTTTGAGGATGTATAGTGCGGCTGGCGGAGTATTTGCGTTGACTAAGGAACTGCCTTGAGGTATCGTTTGCAATTCTAAAACTTGGGCGATCGCATTCAACGCCGCCGATGAGAGAATTCCTAAAGTTGTACGTTCTTGTAGCCAAATGACTGTTTCTTGTAATGTCATTGTGGGTTTTCCATGCAAGCTGCTGGCTGTATAAATGGAATTATCCCTGATTGCAAGGTTAATTGAGGTATGAAGTTTGAAGTCTGAAGTATGAAATTGATGGGAATCTGGTTTGATTGTTGAAATTATCTGTAAAGGCAGGCTGGATGTGGGTAGGTGCGGGTTGACTCAGGATAGGGGTGTATCCCGGATTTCTCACCACACCTTTCAAAGCCTGTGCAGGGGAGCAGGGGAGCAGGGGAGCAGGGGAGAATGAAGGTACTCTCTCCCCTGCCCCTCCGCACCTCTGCCCCTCTGCCCCATCAAACGCCTGAAGCTTGTGAGAAATGCGGGGTATGTATCTAAAATCCTTCCGCCACACACCCTGACACCCAATCTTGGTTCAGACAGTTTTTAGCCCAAGGCTACTTTAATCGACTCACTCAAAGGTGTGGTAGGGCGGCCTATCAGTTGGCTTAGGGTTTGGCTGGCATCAAACAATCCTCCTTTTGCTGCTCCTGTCTCAGATTCTGCTAACATCACAGCCAGAGGCTCAGGTAAGCCAGCATTTTTTAATACATTAATATACTCATCTTCAGACAAATTCTGATATCTAACTTGCTTACCAGAAAGCTTACTAATTTCTGTGGCAAGTTCGCTCAATGTATAAGCTACATCACCAGCCAATTCATAGACTTTACCTGCTTGGTCATTGGCTAATAAAACGGTGGCTGCGGCTGCGGCATAGTCGACGCGGGCTGCGGAGGCTATTTTAGCTTCTCCAGCACAGCCCATAACTGCACCATATTCCAAGGCTATCGGGATACCTGCTGTGTAATTTTCGGTATACCAACTATTACGTAATATCACATAAGGCACACCAGATTCTTGCAAGACAGTTTCAGTTTTGTGATGTTCTGCTGCTAGAGGCAGAGGGCTGCTATCTGCGCGTAAGAGACTGGTATAAGCCAGTAATTTGACTCCAGCTTGTTTACAGGCGTTGATGACGTTTGTGTGCTGAAGTACGCGACTGCCAATTTCACTGGAGGAGATGAGCAATACTTTTTCTGCACCAGCGAAGGCGATATCTAATGTATGGGGTTGGGTGTAATCAATTTGCCGCACCTGCACGCCTAAACTGGCAAAATCTGATACTTTTTCTGGATTGCGAACCGCAGCGACTAGTTGATTGGCAGGAACGGATTTTAATAGTTCTTGCAATACTAATCTGCCTAACTGACCCGATGCAGCAGTAATGACAATCATATTTTTTAGTTGGTTAATTTTTTGATGTCGATAAACCTAATATAATTGCATTACTAACTTTTGGTAAGTACCAACAAAAAAGTAAGTATATGAGCGATCGCAATGATGATTCCAAGACTCTGACACAACGCTGGGAAATGGGGAATATTTTCGCCGCGCCATGTCCCTCACGAGACATTCTGAAACACGTTTGCAGCAAATGGGGCGTACTGATTCTGATTGCGCTACGCCAAGGGACTCACAGATTTAGCGAGTTGAGACGAAAAATGGGCGGAGTTAGTGAAAAAATGCTGGCTCAAAGTCTACAATCACTGACGGAAGATGGTTTTGTGTTGCGTGTATCTCACCATGTAGTTCCGCCTTTTGTTGAGTACAGCTTGACTCCGATGGGAGAAGAAGTCGCCGAGCGCGTCGCCGCCTTAGCAGACTGGATTGAAGTCAATACGCCAAGGGTGTTGGATGCAAGGAAGAAGGTGGACAGATAGTGATGATAATCCAGCATCCGTATAGCTGTGACTTCAGCCGCTTGGTACAAGATGTGAATATATGGGAATACAGTTTGATTCCTGCATCTAGTTGTGTACGCAGGGAGTAGGGAATGGGGAGTAGGAAAGAAGCCTGATCTGGGTGTACTGATTTTTTTCCCAAATCAAACATGAGTCCTATAGTATGAGTCATTGTTTACCCACTAGAGGCTGTTTTATGAGTTTGGCTGATGTGCCTAATCTTTGGGTTCCCTTGGCGCTTTTGGGATTAATTGTCTTGGCGGCGGTGTTTTTTAGTCGTAGCTAGAATTATAGGCGATCGCATAATTTTCACATCAATGTGATAACACTGTCACATCTCATTGCTAATTTAATACTTAAGTAAACAAACAGTTTGCTCCTCACACCATACCGTCTGCCCTTTTGCTGTTTTATAGCACTGGGGCTTATTTAATAAAAAAAGTATGCAATTCTTAGCAGTGTCAGTATATACTTACATCCGCAATCAGCTAGATTATTTCTCTATCTAATGGAGGAATAAATATACCGAAAATAAGTACTAAATAAGATACTATTCCGATCACCTGACGAACTACAACTTTGAATCTTCTCGTTGCTTTTTGGTAACGAGAGATTTTTTTATAGGAGGTTACAGGTTACAGGTTACAGGTTACAGGTTACAGTAACCCAACATTCTCAAGACCCTGTTGGGTTACGCTATCGCTACACCCAACCTACGATTCTCTTAAACTAGTCCCTAGTCCCTAACCTCTAGCTCCTACTCCCTACTCCCCACTCCCTTACTCCCCACTCCCTAGATTACTAAGGATTACAGTACATACATTGGGCTGGGTCAGCAAATTCTTGACCATGAGGAAATAATTTTTCTTGTTTAAACCCACATTTTTGACATTGATAAATTACAGAAAGTGTCAAACTAGTGGGCATAGAACACATTTCACATGGTAATCCGGCGATTTTTTCGGTTATTGCAAAACCGGGTGCAGAACATTGGGGACACAGGCTTTTAATTTTGGTTAATAAATTTAATGTAGCTTTTTCAATATTATTCATCCGGGTTGGATTATACAGCGCCCGCATATCTGTTTCTAAATTCACCTGAGAATTAACAGAATTATTGAGGGCGATTGTAATAGTTTCTTGGAGTTTTGCTGCTGTAATAATCCCTTTAACTATTTCGCGGCAATTATTCGCCTTATCTTCCCAAG is part of the Aulosira sp. FACHB-615 genome and harbors:
- a CDS encoding SDR family oxidoreductase, encoding MIVITAASGQLGRLVLQELLKSVPANQLVAAVRNPEKVSDFASLGVQVRQIDYTQPHTLDIAFAGAEKVLLISSSEIGSRVLQHTNVINACKQAGVKLLAYTSLLRADSSPLPLAAEHHKTETVLQESGVPYVILRNSWYTENYTAGIPIALEYGAVMGCAGEAKIASAARVDYAAAAATVLLANDQAGKVYELAGDVAYTLSELATEISKLSGKQVRYQNLSEDEYINVLKNAGLPEPLAVMLAESETGAAKGGLFDASQTLSQLIGRPTTPLSESIKVALG
- a CDS encoding sigma 54-interacting transcriptional regulator, with the translated sequence MTLQETVIWLQERTTLGILSSAALNAIAQVLELQTIPQGSSLVNANTPPAALYILKDGQIESDTSNKSNFAFACGFLPGAVINLRQLLLDELTPSKIIALTECHVWVIPAAEFRALASQYPEITQALSRFLAQELAQVTSALTYAQERSVALRPYLVTKAQRGIVGTSRYAVRLREQIREAAADRKSTEIFGEPGLEKDNIAALIHYGSPQRREPMIKINCGILQTSGVDLFGRSGGRPGLLEWLGEGTLVLNNIQELPPELLPAMVQFIKTGTYTPVSRDGELLAEPRTSQARILIVSEKTESKIERCVGRVIKVPPVRVRKADIKAQVEYYTSLYVRSRGLAKPRITPEALRRLQSYDFPGNLKELKNLVERAIVQAGERQELTEEIFWSAQTKKKEFRVNLLNTYSGLRKFLRSDWWPDKINYGFTVIAFPIIIMILFLGPQTRDRNFALNLFWAWWWPFFLLIFPFLGRVWCAVCPFMIYGEITQKLSLWLFPRQLKRWPRETAEKWGGWFLFGLFTLIFLWEELWHLENTAYLSACLLLLITAGAMIFSAIFERRFWCRYLCPIGGMNGLFAKLSMTELRAQQGICSATCTTYQCYKGGPQKGEGMETNGCPLYSHPAQLEDNRDCVLCMTCLKACPHRSVEFNLRPPGIELWTTHTPRKYEVALLFLLLGGVYLHHLPELQSWLGLHLDLTQFWQHLGLSLFALIFPVAVAGAAYFFIQLFNFQRKPKSFKELAYSYLPLVLGGNLAHYLHLGLAEGGKILPVTLATFGLNSGNLPVLIAHPAVISFLQGFTLIISALLTIVLTQKIARQSLRSLLWQHLATIGFAASMWVLIVL
- a CDS encoding helix-turn-helix domain-containing protein → MSDRNDDSKTLTQRWEMGNIFAAPCPSRDILKHVCSKWGVLILIALRQGTHRFSELRRKMGGVSEKMLAQSLQSLTEDGFVLRVSHHVVPPFVEYSLTPMGEEVAERVAALADWIEVNTPRVLDARKKVDR